From the genome of Gorilla gorilla gorilla isolate KB3781 chromosome 4, NHGRI_mGorGor1-v2.1_pri, whole genome shotgun sequence, one region includes:
- the G6PC1 gene encoding glucose-6-phosphatase catalytic subunit 1 isoform X1 yields the protein MRMEEGMNVLHDFGIQSTHYLQVNYQDSQDWFILVSVIADLRNAFYVLFPIWFHLQEAVGIKLLWVAVIGDWLNLVFKWILFGQRPYWWVLDTDYYSNTSVPLIKQFPVTCETGPGSPSGHAMGTAGVYYVMVTSTLSIFRGKIKPTYRFRCLNVILWLGFWAVQLNVCLSRIYLAAHFPHQVVAGVMSGIAVAETFSHIHSIYNASLKKYFLITFFLFSFAIGFYLLLKGLGVDLLWTLEKAQRWCEQPEWVHIDTTPFASLLKNLGTLFGLGLALNSSMYRESCKGKLSKWLPFRLSSIVASLVLLHVFDSLKPPSQVELVFYVLSFCKSAVVPLASVSVIPYCLAQVLGQPHKKSL from the exons ATGAGGatggaggaaggaatgaatgttCTCCATGACTTTGGGATCCAGTCAACACATTACCTCCAGGTGAATTACCAAGACTCCCAGGACTGGTTCATCTTGGTGTCCGTGATCGCAGACCTCAGGAATGCCTTCTACGTCCTCTTCCCCATCTGGTTCCATCTTCAGGAAGCTGTGGGCATTAAACTCCTCTGGGTAGCTGTGATTGGAGACTGGCTCAACCTCGTCTTTAAGTG GATTCTCTTTGGACAGCGTCCATACTGGTGGGTTTTGGATACCGACTACTACAGCAACACTTCTGTGCCCCTGATAAAGCAGTTCCCTGTAACCTGTGAGACTGGACCAG GGAGCCCCTCTGGCCATGCCATGGGCACAGCAGGTGTATACTACGTGATGGTCACATCTACTCTTTCCATCTTTCGGGGAAAGATAAAGCCGACCTACAGATTTCG GTGCTTGAATGTCATTTTGTGGTTGGGATTCTGGGCTGTGCAGCTGAATGTCTGTCTGTCACGAATCTACCTTGCTGCTCATTTTCCTCATCAAGTTGTTGCTGGAGTCATGTCAG GCATTGCTGTTGCAGAAACTTTCAGCCACATCCACAGCATCTATAATGCCAGCctcaagaaatattttctcattaccTTCTTCCTGTTCAGCTTCGCCATCGGATTTTATCTGCTGCTCAAGGGACTGGGTGTAGACCTCCTGTGGACTCTGGAGAAAGCCCAGAGGTGGTGCGAGCAGCCAGAATGGGTCCACATTGACACCACACCCTTTGCCAGCCTCCTCAAGAACCTGGGCACGCTCTTTGGCCTGGGGCTGGCTCTCAACTCCAGCATGTACAGGGAGAGCTGCAAGGGGAAACTCAGCAAGTGGCTCCCATTCCGCCTCAGCTCTATTGTAGCCTCCCTCGTCCTCCTGCACGTCTTTGACTCCTTGAAACCCCCATCCCAAGTCGAGCTGGTCTTCTACGTCTTGTCCTTCTGCAAGAGTGCGGTAGTGCCCCTGGCATCCGTCAGTGTCATCCCCTACTGCCTCGCCCAGGTCCTGGGCCAGCCGCACAAGAAGTCGTTGTAA
- the G6PC1 gene encoding glucose-6-phosphatase catalytic subunit 1 isoform X2 encodes MRMEEGMNVLHDFGIQSTHYLQVNYQDSQDWFILVSVIADLRNAFYVLFPIWFHLQEAVGIKLLWVAVIGDWLNLVFKWILFGQRPYWWVLDTDYYSNTSVPLIKQFPVTCETGPGRDKADLQISVLECHFVVGILGCAAECLSVTNLPCCSFSSSSCCWSHVRHCCCRNFQPHPQHL; translated from the exons ATGAGGatggaggaaggaatgaatgttCTCCATGACTTTGGGATCCAGTCAACACATTACCTCCAGGTGAATTACCAAGACTCCCAGGACTGGTTCATCTTGGTGTCCGTGATCGCAGACCTCAGGAATGCCTTCTACGTCCTCTTCCCCATCTGGTTCCATCTTCAGGAAGCTGTGGGCATTAAACTCCTCTGGGTAGCTGTGATTGGAGACTGGCTCAACCTCGTCTTTAAGTG GATTCTCTTTGGACAGCGTCCATACTGGTGGGTTTTGGATACCGACTACTACAGCAACACTTCTGTGCCCCTGATAAAGCAGTTCCCTGTAACCTGTGAGACTGGACCAG gcagag ATAAAGCCGACCTACAGATTTCG GTGCTTGAATGTCATTTTGTGGTTGGGATTCTGGGCTGTGCAGCTGAATGTCTGTCTGTCACGAATCTACCTTGCTGCTCATTTTCCTCATCAAGTTGTTGCTGGAGTCATGTCAG GCATTGCTGTTGCAGAAACTTTCAGCCACATCCACAGCATCTATAA